A single window of Gossypium hirsutum isolate 1008001.06 chromosome A10, Gossypium_hirsutum_v2.1, whole genome shotgun sequence DNA harbors:
- the LOC107896609 gene encoding major pollen allergen Bet v 1-A gives MGVFSYDYETTSPVAPARLFKAFTVEAPKVWPTAAPNAVKSIEVEANPSSGSIVKINFVEGFPFQYMKHQIGGHDENNFSYSYSLIEGGPLGDKLEKISYENKFEATAGGGSICKSSMKFYTVGDNVITEDEIKARIKGSETVYKPIEAYLLANPEACN, from the exons ATGGGTGTTTTCAGTTATGATTATGAAACTACCTCCCCAGTCGCCCCAGCTAGGCTCTTCAAGGCTTTTACTGTTGAAGCTCCAAAGGTTTGGCCCACGGCTGCTCCTAATGCAGTCAAGAGTATTGAGGTTGAAGCTAATCCTAGCTCTGGAAGTATCGTAAAAATCAACTTTGTTGAAG GCTTTCCATTCCAATATATGAAGCACCAGATCGGAGGACACgatgaaaataatttttcataCAGTTACAGTTTAATTGAAGGTGGGCCTTTGGGGGATAAGCTTGAAAAGATTAGCTATGAGAACAAGTTTGAGGCAACTGCAGGTGGAGGAAGTATTTGCAAGAGCTCAATGAAATTCTACACTGTTGGCGATAATGTTATCACTGAAGATGAAATCAAGGCTCGCATTAAAGGGAGTGAGACAGTTTACAAGCCTATTGAAGCTTACCTCTTGGCTAATCCCGAAGCCTGCAACTAG
- the LOC107896607 gene encoding major pollen allergen Bet v 1-E — protein sequence MGVVTYDYENTSPVAPARLFKAFTVEAPKVWPTAAPNAVKSIEVEANPSSGSIVKINFVEGLPFQYMKHQIGGHDESNFSYSYDLIEGGPLGDKLEKISYENKFEAAAGGGSICKSSMKFYTVGDNVITEDEIKALIKGSEGVYKPVEAYLLANPEACN from the exons ATGGGTGTTGTCACTTATGACTATGAGAATACCTCCCCAGTCGCCCCTGCCAGGCTTTTCAAGGCCTTTACTGTTGAAGCTCCGAAAGTTTGGCCCACGGCTGCACCAAATGCAGTCAAGAGCATTGAGGTTGAAGCTAATCCTAGCTCTGGAAGTATAGTAAAAATCAACTTTGTTGAAG GCCTTCCATTCCAATATATGAAGCACCAGATCGGAGGACATGATGAAAGTAATTTTTCATACAGTTACGATTTAATCGAAGGTGGGCCTTTGGGGGATAAGCTTGAAAAAATTAGCTATGAGAACAAGTTTGAGGCAGCTGCAGGTGGAGGAAGTATTTGCAAGAGCTCAATGAAATTCTACACTGTTGGCGATAATGTTATCACTGAAGACGAAATCAAGGCTCTCATTAAAGGGAGTGAAGGAGTTTACAAGCCTGTTGAAGCTTACCTCTTGGCTAATCCCGAAGCCTGCAACTAG